The following proteins are co-located in the Triticum aestivum cultivar Chinese Spring chromosome 1A, IWGSC CS RefSeq v2.1, whole genome shotgun sequence genome:
- the LOC123118471 gene encoding QWRF motif-containing protein 7-like, which yields MASPHRLARSPSSASRAAPAFSTANFVRSLRKAASFGYRKPSAGVVDAAGTMRRRSADTVVMSPCRSSPEPGFAARGAWDQQTRRRRSTGQSSPSEGAGRGPSVPRKTPATPKEDVAHRARVLTARLMQWRLANARMEKAMTRATHAAESKLLYVWRRVAELRNIHTAKRIVAQRWRQKVKLGRLLRPQLPLLAAWETLGGPHSDAVADLGRVLSAASTSLPLSDGARANLELLHETMLACARTVDEIKARADMFYATGSVTSSYVDELARTMQEELAGLEEVMRLCKIVTNLQVQEVSLRANLIQAKQKIDYS from the exons ATGGCGTCACCTCACCGCCTAGCACGCAGCCCCAGCTCGGCCTCCCGCGCGGCCCCGGCCTTCTCGACCGCCAACTTCGTGCGCTCTCTCCGCAAGGCAGCATCCTTCGGTTACAGGAAGCCCAGCGCCGGCGTCGTCGACGCGGCGGGCACGATGCGACGACGCAGCGCGGACACTGTGGTGATGTCCCCGTGCCGGTCGTCACCCGAGCCGGGCTTCGCTGCGAGGGGTGCCTGGGATCAGCAGACGAGGCGTAGGCGGAGCACCGGGCAGTCGTCGCCTTCCGAGGGCGCCGGCAGAGGGCCGAGCGTGCCGAGGAAGACGCCGGCGACGCCTAAGGAGGACGTGGCGCACCGGGCGCGCGTGCTCACCGCGCGGCTGATGCAGTGGCGGCTCGCGAACGCCCGGATGGAGAAGGCCATGACTCGCGCCACCCACGCCGCCGAG AGCAAGCTGCTGTATGTGTGGCGGCGGGTGGCCGAGCTGCGCAACATTCACACGGCGAAGAGAATCGTGGCGCAGCGGTGGCGGCAAAAGGTGAAGCTGGGCAGGCTCCTGCGCCCGCAGCTGCCCCTCCTCGCCGCATGGGAGACGCTCGGCGGGCCGCACTCAGACGCTGTGGCGGACCTCGGCCGGGTGCtctccgccgcctccacctccctcCCATTATCCGACGGCGCCCGA GCCAACCTGGAGCTGTTGCACGAAACCATGCTTGCTTGCGCGCGCACCGTGGATGAGATCAAAGCCAGGGCTGACATGTTCTATGCCACG GGTAGTGTCACCAGCAGCTATGTCGACGAGCTCGCGAGGACAATGCAGGAGGAGTTGGCAGGGCTCGAGGAGGTCATGCGGCTGTGCAAGATTGTCACTAACCTCCAG GTTCAGGAAGTAAGCCTCCGAGCTAATCTAATTCAGGCAAAGCAAAAGATTGACTACTCCTAG